One window from the genome of Acidimicrobiia bacterium encodes:
- a CDS encoding glycosyltransferase, with amino-acid sequence MTSAPLPSLSVVIPALNAANVIEACLEAVFAQEYSGPLDVTVALAPSDDHTQEILNEWQAKEPRLQVVANPSGRTPTALNLAIAASRGDLVARVDAQSVLPPGYLQQAAVTLARTGAANVGGVQNPVGDEGMQQIIALAMRSPFGAGPASFRGHGHKGPVDTVYLGTFTRAALEAVGGFDESYIRNQDYELNWRLREAGLTVWFDPTLVVDYRPRPTLKKLASQYFQYGAWKRRMLLKNPRSLRLRQLAAPGLVLALFGSAIALALGSLWGLTVPGVYLFALLAASTKQRDLLAPQRWALLRTFATMHLSWGWGFLFRLSK; translated from the coding sequence ATGACCTCCGCTCCTTTGCCGTCGCTTTCAGTAGTCATCCCGGCGTTAAATGCCGCCAATGTCATCGAGGCTTGCCTTGAAGCAGTATTTGCTCAGGAATATTCGGGCCCTCTTGACGTCACGGTGGCCCTTGCCCCGAGCGATGACCACACCCAAGAAATCTTGAACGAATGGCAAGCAAAAGAACCCCGCTTGCAGGTGGTTGCCAACCCCAGTGGCCGTACCCCGACAGCTTTGAACTTGGCTATCGCCGCTAGCCGCGGCGATTTGGTGGCTCGAGTGGATGCCCAGTCGGTGCTCCCCCCTGGTTATCTGCAACAAGCGGCAGTTACTTTGGCGCGCACCGGAGCAGCCAACGTGGGCGGGGTGCAAAACCCGGTGGGCGATGAAGGCATGCAACAAATCATTGCTTTGGCCATGCGGTCTCCGTTTGGGGCTGGCCCGGCAAGTTTTCGTGGCCATGGCCACAAGGGGCCGGTAGATACCGTTTATTTAGGTACCTTTACCCGGGCGGCGCTGGAGGCCGTGGGTGGTTTTGATGAGTCTTACATTCGCAATCAAGATTACGAACTCAACTGGCGACTTCGTGAAGCGGGCTTGACCGTTTGGTTTGACCCAACTCTCGTGGTGGATTATCGGCCGCGACCTACCTTGAAGAAACTGGCCTCTCAATACTTTCAATATGGAGCATGGAAACGCCGCATGCTTCTGAAGAACCCACGGTCGCTGCGGTTACGCCAGTTGGCAGCACCAGGGCTGGTTCTGGCGCTCTTCGGGTCAGCCATAGCACTCGCTTTGGGCAGCCTTTGGGGGCTTACCGTGCCCGGTGTTTATTTGTTTGCTTTATTGGCCGCATCCACCAAACAAAGGGATCTTTTAGCCCCCCAGCGGTGGGCTTTGCTGCGAACCTTCGCCACCATGCACTTGTCTTGGGGTTGGGGCTTTCTGTTTCGGCTTTCAAAGTAA